Proteins from a single region of Undibacterium sp. KW1:
- a CDS encoding ATP-binding protein, protein MSSEEAAPGTARFHHIIPGLIPEIESLTEALRGWADRHGIPARMINSIVLMLDELLTNVVMHGYGDDDSGEIEVTVLATTNGLEVIIRDSATTFDPFSIAEPDTTLDVDERDIGGLGVHFVRKMADSFAYRRDGDINEVRFSKSFPS, encoded by the coding sequence ATGTCGAGTGAAGAAGCAGCGCCGGGCACAGCCAGATTCCACCATATCATCCCCGGCCTGATACCGGAGATAGAGAGCCTGACCGAGGCACTGCGTGGCTGGGCAGACCGTCACGGCATACCGGCACGCATGATTAACAGTATCGTCCTCATGCTGGATGAATTATTGACCAATGTTGTCATGCACGGCTATGGCGATGATGACAGTGGTGAAATTGAGGTGACCGTGCTGGCGACTACGAATGGCCTTGAAGTTATCATCCGCGACAGCGCAACCACCTTTGACCCTTTCTCTATCGCCGAGCCTGACACCACACTCGATGTCGATGAGCGCGATATAGGCGGCCTGGGCGTGCATTTTGTCAGGAAGATGGCTGACAGTTTTGCCTATCGCCGCGATGGTGACATCAATGAAGTGCGTTTTAGCAAGAGTTTCCCGTCCTGA
- a CDS encoding SpoIIE family protein phosphatase, which produces MPSTPPPASHKNNINFFRNYNRLVGFTYIAIVVLTMGFFLFQIRQKHTEEIKVIQGHVDRHGQFVEFILRSSLDSLEAMRISAANFYDSAPLAFSKAETDTGHSPLFKKLEQEKLSFDLDKAPEKDATGNLNGLGKLQGRTPEFYLDVEMALNLNQVFQAIAFNLPNASESRFISVENFSNTYPWLDAAKRPHSDQVYQSQAWLMGTPEKNPTGEKYWAPVYYGGTATGLLVPTAAPIYHNDKFRGVVSIDTSLDYLNRINADFAYQPGTVFLVDAYGEVVAHPDAYANALEVQATQKLEKIMPAGILTDGKRLTDIPANQAVEMGDYLLIRHPFISAPWQLVYVVPRNQLWKNLLWERGPIMLLVVLGLTLLMVVTYYVTTREFISPASKLVAHIAQESQFTPAPIPAVPGSWKPWFETISQAFKQSLQLVSIRQELDIAANMQLSILPRHWPDEKEFSLWGIMRSAKEVGGDFYDHFSLGDGKTGIVVADVSGKGVPAALFGMVSKTLIRATATRNVSEPGEIIAIANDILAEDNDECIFVTTFYAVLDPATGILTYVNGGHPPPLLIHQDGTTEFLPMTGGSALGIMEGIPFAQKTVQLREGDYVLIYTDGVTEAFNPQNEEYTPERLPPLFTNRPIADVNEAVNRTVADVDLHANGAPQSDDITCVALHFHFAKNSVADNKPQEGQQAS; this is translated from the coding sequence ATGCCCAGCACGCCGCCGCCAGCCAGCCACAAAAATAATATCAACTTCTTCCGCAACTATAACCGGCTGGTTGGCTTCACCTATATCGCCATCGTCGTACTGACCATGGGCTTTTTCCTGTTCCAGATACGGCAAAAACACACCGAAGAAATCAAGGTCATACAAGGCCACGTTGATAGACACGGACAATTCGTTGAATTCATCCTGCGCTCATCACTGGACAGTCTCGAAGCCATGCGCATCTCGGCGGCCAATTTCTACGATAGCGCCCCACTTGCTTTTAGCAAGGCAGAAACAGATACCGGGCACTCCCCCCTGTTCAAAAAGCTGGAACAGGAAAAGCTGAGTTTTGATCTCGACAAGGCACCTGAAAAAGATGCCACTGGCAACCTGAACGGCCTGGGCAAACTGCAAGGCCGCACACCTGAATTTTATCTCGACGTGGAAATGGCGCTGAACCTGAATCAGGTCTTCCAGGCGATTGCCTTCAACTTGCCGAATGCGAGCGAAAGTCGTTTCATCTCAGTAGAAAACTTCTCCAACACTTACCCCTGGCTGGATGCAGCAAAACGTCCACATAGTGACCAGGTATACCAAAGCCAGGCCTGGCTCATGGGTACCCCTGAGAAAAACCCTACCGGCGAAAAATACTGGGCACCAGTGTATTACGGTGGTACAGCCACTGGCTTGCTGGTGCCAACGGCTGCGCCCATCTACCATAACGACAAATTCCGTGGCGTGGTATCCATCGATACCAGCCTCGATTACCTGAACCGCATCAACGCCGACTTTGCCTACCAGCCAGGCACAGTCTTTCTCGTCGATGCCTATGGTGAAGTGGTGGCCCACCCTGATGCCTATGCCAATGCGCTTGAAGTGCAAGCGACACAAAAGCTGGAAAAAATCATGCCCGCTGGCATACTCACTGACGGCAAACGCCTGACCGACATACCCGCCAACCAGGCCGTCGAGATGGGCGATTATCTGTTGATACGCCACCCCTTTATCTCAGCCCCCTGGCAACTCGTGTATGTCGTACCCAGGAACCAGTTGTGGAAAAACCTCTTGTGGGAACGTGGCCCCATCATGCTGCTGGTGGTATTGGGCCTGACGCTGCTGATGGTCGTCACTTATTACGTGACCACGCGTGAATTCATCTCACCGGCATCCAAGCTTGTGGCACATATCGCGCAAGAAAGCCAGTTCACCCCGGCACCGATACCGGCAGTACCAGGCAGCTGGAAACCCTGGTTTGAAACCATCTCGCAAGCCTTTAAGCAAAGCCTGCAACTTGTCAGCATACGGCAGGAACTGGATATTGCAGCCAATATGCAATTATCGATCCTGCCGCGCCATTGGCCCGATGAAAAAGAGTTTTCTTTATGGGGCATCATGCGTTCAGCCAAGGAAGTGGGCGGTGATTTCTATGACCACTTCTCACTCGGCGATGGCAAGACCGGCATAGTCGTGGCCGATGTCAGCGGCAAGGGTGTACCTGCAGCATTATTTGGCATGGTATCGAAAACCCTGATACGTGCGACCGCCACCCGCAATGTCAGCGAGCCTGGCGAGATCATCGCGATTGCCAATGACATCCTCGCAGAAGACAATGATGAATGCATCTTCGTCACCACCTTTTATGCTGTGCTTGATCCGGCCACTGGCATACTTACTTATGTCAATGGCGGCCACCCACCACCGCTGTTGATACATCAGGATGGCACGACAGAATTTTTACCCATGACTGGTGGCAGTGCACTCGGGATCATGGAAGGCATCCCCTTTGCGCAAAAAACTGTGCAATTGCGGGAAGGTGATTACGTACTTATCTATACCGATGGCGTGACAGAAGCCTTCAACCCGCAGAATGAAGAATACACACCAGAGCGCCTGCCACCCCTGTTTACGAATCGCCCCATTGCCGATGTCAATGAAGCCGTCAATCGTACCGTTGCCGATGTCGATTTGCACGCGAATGGCGCACCGCAATCGGATGATATTACCTGTGTCGCCCTACATTTTCATTTTGCGAAAAATAGTGTGGCCGACAATAAACCACAAGAAGGTCAGCAGGCATCATGA
- a CDS encoding transporter substrate-binding domain-containing protein, giving the protein MMKFKSTIFSLGLCCALLMLNCAAQATSLAEIKQRGKLVVGVKKDVLLWGYQDSSGKIVGMEPDLAQNIATDLGVQLELVGVLTAERIDAVKSGQVDILIATLTDTPERQKELNLILPHYYSSGVNLLTRKSENFKEWTDLKNRRVCSRRGAFYNRRVTVTYGADVVALYSNDWSKQALRDGRCAALVYDDTAIAAMLRAPEWANDFVMPMTTIFTTPWSIAIAPAERGGELEKYLSKTIINWHRNGYLQQVEKTWSIPPSRFLDDMHKTWNKKNGDKWLCGDSISPSTPKECL; this is encoded by the coding sequence ATGATGAAATTCAAATCCACCATCTTTAGCCTTGGCTTGTGTTGCGCACTTTTGATGCTGAACTGTGCTGCTCAGGCCACCAGCCTGGCAGAAATCAAGCAGCGCGGCAAACTCGTCGTCGGTGTCAAGAAAGATGTACTGCTGTGGGGCTATCAGGACAGCAGTGGCAAAATCGTAGGCATGGAGCCAGACCTTGCGCAAAACATCGCCACTGATCTTGGCGTGCAACTGGAACTGGTCGGCGTGCTGACGGCTGAACGCATAGACGCCGTCAAAAGCGGCCAGGTCGATATCCTGATTGCCACTCTTACTGATACGCCGGAGAGGCAAAAGGAACTGAACCTCATCCTGCCACATTACTATAGTTCAGGCGTGAACCTGCTGACCCGCAAGAGCGAAAACTTCAAGGAATGGACAGACCTCAAGAACCGCCGCGTTTGTAGCCGTCGTGGTGCCTTTTATAACCGCCGTGTGACTGTCACCTATGGTGCCGATGTAGTCGCCCTGTATTCCAACGACTGGTCCAAGCAGGCTTTGCGCGATGGCCGTTGTGCTGCTCTCGTGTATGACGATACGGCTATTGCCGCCATGCTGCGAGCCCCTGAATGGGCCAATGACTTTGTCATGCCCATGACCACGATTTTCACGACGCCATGGTCCATCGCGATTGCCCCGGCAGAGCGCGGTGGCGAACTGGAAAAATACCTGTCCAAGACCATCATCAACTGGCACAGGAATGGCTATTTGCAGCAAGTAGAAAAAACCTGGTCCATACCACCATCACGCTTTCTCGATGACATGCACAAGACCTGGAACAAGAAAAATGGCGACAAATGGTTATGCGGTGACAGCATCAGCCCCAGCACACCGAAAGAATGCCTGTGA
- a CDS encoding bifunctional 2-polyprenyl-6-hydroxyphenol methylase/3-demethylubiquinol 3-O-methyltransferase UbiG has translation MKDDFPAPVRDNHQIAEAMTDLYDRYYTSHEYEKRYPKPNQGTMHFLFDNGAREAKDILDFGCGNGRYALPLLQQTNARLTGFDISHAAIAELSRFLQNNPHAERMRLFDGDAQVLNGQGDYDLVMLMFGVLSHVGDHTARLATLRQLRSLMRPEGKLVLSVPSIFRRRPFELFAAYWQRMTGKARDTQKEPGNIFFTRNIDKQAHQFFYHLYSVAGLRAELQEAGFTIIALSPESLLPEWTITQHDLLGKLDEALLPLLPAALGYGIRAVAVPT, from the coding sequence GTGAAAGATGATTTCCCAGCACCGGTCCGTGATAATCATCAAATCGCCGAGGCGATGACGGATTTGTACGACCGCTATTACACCAGCCATGAATATGAAAAGCGCTATCCCAAGCCCAACCAGGGCACCATGCACTTCCTGTTTGATAATGGCGCTAGAGAGGCAAAAGACATACTCGATTTTGGTTGCGGTAATGGCCGCTATGCACTGCCCCTTTTACAGCAAACCAACGCGAGGCTGACCGGTTTTGATATCTCACATGCGGCGATAGCCGAGCTGTCACGTTTTTTACAGAATAATCCGCATGCAGAGCGCATGCGGCTGTTTGATGGTGACGCACAAGTCCTCAATGGGCAAGGCGACTATGACCTTGTCATGCTGATGTTTGGTGTGCTCAGCCATGTTGGCGACCATACCGCCAGGCTGGCCACACTAAGGCAATTGCGCAGCCTGATGCGGCCTGAAGGCAAGCTGGTGCTCAGCGTACCCAGCATTTTCCGCCGCCGCCCCTTCGAGCTATTCGCAGCATACTGGCAGCGCATGACAGGCAAGGCGCGTGATACGCAAAAAGAACCGGGCAATATTTTCTTTACTCGCAACATAGACAAACAGGCGCACCAGTTTTTTTATCACCTGTACTCTGTTGCCGGCTTGCGTGCAGAATTGCAGGAAGCAGGCTTTACCATCATCGCCCTGTCACCAGAAAGCCTGCTGCCAGAATGGACGATCACCCAGCATGACCTGTTGGGCAAGCTTGATGAAGCCCTGCTACCCTTGCTGCCTGCGGCGCTCGGCTATGGCATACGTGCAGTGGCTGTACCCACATAG
- a CDS encoding transporter substrate-binding domain-containing protein, with the protein MRPGTFVDGVFHVSSTGTSSKVPGCKRKTDIDTRTWRNRRRRQNRLPPFGMLDANGVPEGFEHDLAADIAKRLGVQLRKVSVTGSNRLQKLQEGVIDLVIATTGDTEERRQIVTMIEPNYYASGVTLFMPPTANIKDWADTRGHPVCATQGSYFNRVMQQRYLMELQMYNNARDAKLAVKDGRCIGYLFDNTAVINDLANPEWKGYKAPLPPTLNTPWAMAISKNEKGTEFEKMLGDIVADWHRSGFLQEREKAWGIAPSKFLADTHALWQKEEGDKTPFCHRMPEGSWRAECRNQVFLTSTDVGGLAQLGLWLNETTGINLTLVYDSFDRSQFFYGLVVTLVLTVLCITCSLLLGWAGAVFAESRISLLSVTARLLGTTGRMTPPLLCMYLLLFGIGAILSESVGIALPAFGVVVFCLSVYTGAGVMTALLDAATAYRLQHGEFRLRFANTSQIARLASGSVTASLINVSKATMMASAVAVPELLSATTSIINERGNVGVMMNALLLTFLLIIFAVVRVIRQLEQKILARVA; encoded by the coding sequence TTGCGGCCTGGTACTTTTGTTGATGGTGTTTTTCATGTCAGCAGTACAGGCACAAGCAGCAAAGTCCCCGGCTGCAAGCGAAAGACTGACATTGATACACGAACGTGGCGCAATCGTCGTCGGCGTCAAAACCGATTACCCCCCTTTGGCATGCTGGACGCCAATGGCGTGCCCGAAGGTTTCGAGCATGATCTGGCAGCCGACATCGCCAAACGCCTTGGCGTGCAATTACGCAAGGTCAGCGTCACCGGCAGCAACCGCCTGCAAAAATTGCAGGAAGGCGTGATCGACCTGGTCATCGCCACTACGGGAGACACGGAAGAACGCCGCCAGATCGTGACCATGATAGAGCCTAATTACTATGCGTCTGGTGTCACCCTGTTCATGCCACCAACAGCTAACATCAAGGACTGGGCAGATACCCGCGGTCATCCGGTATGTGCAACGCAAGGCTCTTATTTCAACCGCGTCATGCAGCAGCGCTATCTGATGGAATTGCAGATGTATAACAATGCCAGAGATGCCAAACTGGCCGTCAAGGATGGGCGCTGCATAGGCTATCTGTTCGACAATACAGCAGTCATCAATGATCTCGCCAACCCCGAATGGAAAGGCTATAAAGCCCCCCTGCCACCTACTCTGAATACGCCCTGGGCCATGGCTATCAGCAAGAACGAAAAAGGCACGGAGTTTGAAAAAATGCTCGGCGATATCGTCGCCGACTGGCACCGCAGCGGCTTTTTGCAAGAGCGGGAAAAAGCCTGGGGTATAGCGCCATCAAAATTCCTGGCGGATACCCACGCACTGTGGCAAAAAGAGGAAGGCGACAAGACACCCTTTTGCCACCGCATGCCAGAAGGTAGCTGGCGCGCGGAATGTCGTAACCAGGTATTCCTGACATCAACAGATGTAGGTGGTCTGGCGCAACTTGGTCTGTGGCTCAATGAAACCACGGGCATCAACCTGACCCTGGTGTATGACAGCTTTGACCGCAGCCAGTTCTTTTATGGCTTGGTGGTTACGCTGGTGCTAACGGTTTTGTGCATCACTTGCAGCCTCTTGCTGGGCTGGGCGGGTGCAGTATTTGCCGAATCCAGAATATCGCTATTATCAGTCACGGCACGGCTGCTGGGCACGACAGGCCGCATGACACCGCCGCTGCTGTGCATGTATCTGCTGCTGTTTGGTATTGGTGCAATCCTCAGTGAATCTGTAGGTATAGCACTGCCAGCCTTTGGCGTGGTGGTGTTTTGCCTCAGCGTATATACCGGTGCAGGTGTCATGACAGCCTTGCTGGATGCTGCTACCGCCTACCGCTTGCAGCACGGCGAATTCCGCCTGCGATTTGCCAACACCTCGCAAATCGCCAGGCTGGCCAGCGGCTCGGTCACGGCTTCGCTGATCAACGTCTCCAAAGCCACCATGATGGCTTCTGCCGTCGCGGTGCCAGAACTATTGTCAGCCACTACTTCCATCATCAATGAACGCGGCAATGTCGGCGTCATGATGAATGCCCTGCTATTGACCTTCTTGCTGATTATCTTTGCCGTCGTGCGTGTCATACGCCAGCTGGAACAAAAAATCCTGGCGAGGGTCGCATGA
- a CDS encoding polar amino acid ABC transporter permease, which yields MDGTEIFQHLLTWTPFLLGGFAMNIWISIVAMIIGTGIGWLLATLRLSTHPRRVKASLVATEFSRSIPTIVFQFYLAFMLPSEILLPYFKTIISFPVWIKAALALAIAVIGFTSDNLTIAMDEWKKGNHHAAFLFIPSWTSYALIIVMASSTASIIGVSELVSRCNTVINATGNTALMLPIYLYACLFFFCFCYPLTLLMKRISRQLKLRYGMES from the coding sequence ATGGATGGCACAGAAATCTTCCAGCACCTGCTGACCTGGACACCATTCTTGCTTGGCGGCTTTGCCATGAATATCTGGATATCCATCGTCGCCATGATCATAGGTACGGGCATAGGCTGGCTGCTGGCAACCTTGCGCCTGTCCACTCATCCACGCCGCGTCAAAGCCAGCCTGGTGGCAACCGAATTTTCACGCAGCATACCGACTATCGTGTTCCAGTTTTATCTGGCCTTCATGCTGCCGTCTGAAATCCTGCTGCCTTATTTCAAGACCATCATCAGCTTCCCGGTATGGATCAAGGCCGCACTGGCACTGGCGATTGCCGTCATTGGTTTCACCAGCGATAACCTGACCATCGCCATGGATGAATGGAAGAAGGGCAACCACCATGCCGCCTTCCTGTTCATCCCCAGCTGGACCAGCTATGCCCTCATCATCGTCATGGCATCGAGCACGGCATCCATCATCGGTGTCAGCGAACTGGTCAGCCGCTGCAATACCGTCATTAATGCGACAGGCAATACGGCTTTGATGCTGCCGATTTATCTGTATGCCTGTTTATTCTTTTTTTGTTTTTGCTATCCGCTGACTTTGTTGATGAAGCGGATTTCGAGGCAGTTGAAGTTGCGGTATGGGATGGAGAGTTGA
- a CDS encoding molybdopterin cofactor-binding domain-containing protein: MNKPANISVEAKVSYPARRDFLRMSAFTGGGLVLAYLGAGDSALAQISKPAALPSSTDFVPHALIRIGSDGTVTLVSKQPEIGQGIKTSLPMVIAEELEVNWKDVRIIQGDLNPAYGSQGAGGSTSTPTNYNEFHRLGATARTMLVSAAAQTWNVPTSECHAADSAVHHAASNRKLTYAALAAKAASLPVPDAKDVKLKDPAQFKLLGTRIGGVDNAAIVTGKPLFGIDVKLPGMLYAVYEKCPVFGGKVVSANLDHIKKQPGIKDAFVIEGTDNLRGLMPGVAIIAETTWAAFSARKLLEVKWDEGKGAAESWSGFAEQAKKLSGQPGTVTLRKDGDVTAALGKATKTVEAAYSYAFISHASMEPQNCTAAYNAKDSSLEIWAPTQLPESGQNLVAEVLAMPKEKIKLHITRSGGGFGRRLSSDFIVEAAAIAKRVNAPVKLTWSREDDMRHDHFRAGGFHFLRGAVDDKGKLTAWHNHFVSFGNKLMRDGKPQLQAGSGAGLSGDEFPGRWLDNCLLEQTLMECNIPMGPWRAPGSNVFAWVFHSFIDELAHAAGRDPVQFRLDILGDKEIVPGTGERGQPYHVGRMKRVLQEVASRADWGKKKFPRGQGQGIAFHFSHRGYIAEVAEVTVSKQGELKVDRVVVVTDIGSQIVNLSGAEHQVQGSVLDGISTLMYPELDIQRGRVMQGNFNEYPLLRIKDSYTKIEAHFLKTDFPVTGLGEPAFPPLAPAVCNAIFAATGKRVRQLPLTHTDLSWS, encoded by the coding sequence ATGAATAAACCTGCAAATATTTCTGTTGAGGCAAAAGTCAGCTATCCGGCACGCCGTGACTTTTTACGCATGTCAGCATTCACAGGCGGTGGCCTGGTACTGGCCTACCTGGGTGCTGGCGACAGTGCACTGGCGCAGATCAGCAAGCCTGCTGCACTGCCGTCATCAACTGACTTTGTGCCGCATGCCCTGATACGCATAGGCAGTGACGGCACGGTGACCCTGGTATCCAAACAGCCAGAGATAGGCCAGGGCATCAAAACTTCGCTGCCCATGGTGATAGCCGAAGAGCTGGAAGTGAACTGGAAAGATGTGCGCATCATCCAGGGTGATCTTAATCCTGCTTACGGTAGCCAGGGTGCCGGTGGCTCAACTTCCACACCGACGAATTACAATGAATTCCACAGGCTGGGTGCCACTGCGCGCACTATGCTCGTCAGTGCTGCTGCACAGACCTGGAATGTGCCAACGTCTGAATGTCATGCGGCTGACAGTGCCGTGCATCATGCGGCCAGCAATCGCAAACTGACGTATGCGGCACTGGCTGCCAAGGCCGCTAGCCTGCCTGTGCCAGATGCCAAGGATGTCAAACTCAAAGACCCGGCGCAATTCAAGCTACTGGGCACGCGCATAGGCGGGGTTGATAATGCCGCCATTGTCACCGGCAAGCCGCTGTTTGGCATAGATGTGAAATTACCCGGCATGCTGTATGCCGTGTATGAAAAATGCCCGGTATTTGGTGGCAAGGTCGTCAGCGCCAATCTCGACCACATCAAGAAGCAGCCTGGCATCAAGGATGCCTTTGTCATTGAGGGTACGGACAATCTGCGTGGTCTCATGCCCGGCGTGGCGATAATTGCCGAAACCACCTGGGCAGCCTTCAGCGCCCGCAAGCTGCTGGAAGTGAAATGGGATGAGGGCAAGGGCGCGGCCGAGAGCTGGTCTGGCTTTGCCGAGCAAGCCAAAAAACTCTCTGGCCAGCCGGGCACTGTCACTTTGCGCAAGGATGGTGATGTTACTGCCGCCTTGGGTAAAGCCACCAAGACGGTCGAAGCTGCCTATTCCTACGCCTTTATCTCGCATGCGAGCATGGAGCCACAAAATTGCACGGCAGCCTACAATGCAAAAGACAGTAGCCTGGAAATCTGGGCACCAACCCAGTTGCCTGAGTCTGGCCAGAATCTGGTGGCTGAAGTTCTGGCCATGCCCAAGGAAAAAATCAAGCTGCACATTACCCGCAGCGGTGGTGGCTTTGGCCGCCGCCTGAGTTCTGATTTTATCGTCGAAGCTGCCGCGATTGCCAAACGCGTCAATGCACCAGTCAAACTGACCTGGTCACGCGAAGACGATATGCGGCATGATCATTTCCGTGCAGGTGGTTTTCACTTCTTGCGTGGTGCAGTGGATGACAAGGGCAAGCTCACTGCCTGGCATAACCACTTTGTGAGTTTTGGCAACAAGCTCATGCGGGACGGCAAGCCGCAATTGCAGGCGGGCAGCGGTGCCGGTTTGTCAGGAGATGAATTTCCTGGCCGCTGGCTCGACAATTGTCTGCTCGAACAGACGCTGATGGAATGCAATATCCCCATGGGCCCCTGGCGCGCACCGGGCAGCAATGTGTTTGCCTGGGTCTTTCATAGTTTTATTGATGAGCTGGCGCATGCAGCAGGGCGTGACCCTGTGCAGTTCCGCCTCGATATCCTCGGTGATAAAGAAATCGTGCCAGGTACAGGTGAGCGCGGCCAGCCCTACCATGTGGGCCGCATGAAGCGTGTTTTGCAGGAAGTGGCATCCAGGGCAGACTGGGGTAAAAAGAAATTTCCGCGCGGCCAGGGGCAGGGCATCGCCTTCCATTTCAGTCATCGCGGCTATATTGCCGAGGTGGCTGAGGTTACCGTCAGCAAGCAGGGTGAGCTCAAGGTCGATAGGGTGGTGGTGGTGACCGATATCGGTTCGCAAATTGTCAATCTTAGCGGTGCCGAGCATCAGGTACAGGGCTCAGTGCTGGATGGTATCAGTACCCTGATGTACCCTGAGCTCGATATCCAACGTGGCCGTGTCATGCAGGGTAATTTCAACGAATACCCGCTGCTGCGCATCAAGGACAGTTATACCAAGATTGAAGCACATTTCCTGAAGACAGATTTTCCCGTGACGGGTCTGGGTGAGCCAGCCTTCCCGCCACTGGCACCGGCGGTGTGTAATGCGATTTTTGCAGCGACGGGCAAGCGCGTCAGGCAGTTGCCCTTGACGCACACGGATTTGAGTTGGAGTTGA
- a CDS encoding (2Fe-2S)-binding protein, giving the protein MSKHTLNINGQLQAVDVAPDTPLLWALRDSLNLVGTKYGCGVGQCGACTVHINGSPTRSCMVPVSSLGKQKITTIEGLDAKTTHPLQAAWQELDVPQCGYCQAGQIMSAAALLKDKPHPTDADIDAAMGGNLCRCATYIRIRAGIHRAAELADGNSGKSGNSGKKKVAK; this is encoded by the coding sequence ATGAGCAAACATACCCTGAATATTAATGGCCAGTTGCAGGCCGTAGATGTCGCCCCCGATACCCCCTTATTATGGGCGCTGCGCGACAGCCTGAACCTGGTTGGCACCAAATATGGATGCGGTGTGGGGCAGTGCGGCGCCTGTACCGTGCATATCAATGGCTCACCCACTCGATCCTGCATGGTGCCGGTATCTTCGCTAGGTAAACAAAAAATCACCACCATAGAAGGCCTGGACGCCAAGACCACGCACCCGCTGCAAGCCGCCTGGCAAGAGCTGGACGTGCCGCAATGCGGCTATTGCCAGGCTGGCCAGATCATGTCGGCTGCCGCCTTGCTCAAAGACAAGCCCCATCCTACTGATGCTGATATCGATGCTGCCATGGGCGGTAACCTGTGTCGCTGTGCGACCTATATACGCATACGGGCAGGCATACATAGAGCGGCTGAGCTCGCTGATGGCAATAGCGGCAAGAGCGGCAATAGTGGCAAGAAGAAGGTGGCGAAATGA
- a CDS encoding sodium-dependent bicarbonate transport family permease — MQSLLDPAILFFIFGILAGLMKSNLEIPSQIAKFLSLYLLMALGLKGGFALAHSGLNLQLVTSLGCAVALALIVPALSYLALKRILPALDAVAVAATYGSVSAVTFITAVQYMDTHALHYGGHMAAAMALMESPAILFAVIVANTVRKRHANAGEPGGVPTLGKILHESLTDGAQLLLLGAMLVGILSGEAGKASMQPFSGDLFKGMLAFFLLDMGLKAARNLGQLRGKSPLLIAYSLLAPLAHAGIALVLAALFSLPAGDAALLMVLAASASYIAVPAVLRFAIPEASPALYLGMSLGMTFPFNILLGIPLYMTVAHRVLI, encoded by the coding sequence ATGCAGAGCTTACTTGACCCCGCCATCCTCTTTTTTATCTTTGGCATCCTGGCTGGATTGATGAAATCAAATCTGGAGATTCCCTCGCAGATTGCCAAATTCCTCTCCTTGTATTTACTCATGGCCCTGGGGTTGAAGGGCGGTTTTGCGCTGGCGCATTCTGGCCTCAACCTGCAACTGGTAACCAGCCTGGGCTGCGCGGTTGCATTGGCGCTAATTGTTCCCGCATTGTCTTATCTGGCCTTGAAGCGAATTTTGCCAGCCCTTGATGCCGTTGCTGTCGCTGCGACTTACGGTTCTGTCAGCGCGGTCACGTTTATTACGGCGGTGCAGTACATGGATACTCATGCTTTGCATTATGGTGGTCACATGGCGGCCGCGATGGCGCTGATGGAGTCGCCAGCGATACTGTTCGCCGTGATCGTGGCAAATACAGTGCGCAAGCGCCATGCGAATGCTGGTGAGCCCGGTGGTGTGCCTACACTGGGCAAGATACTGCACGAGTCTTTGACGGACGGTGCGCAGTTGCTGTTGTTGGGGGCCATGCTGGTGGGCATACTTTCCGGTGAAGCGGGCAAGGCATCGATGCAGCCATTTTCTGGCGACTTGTTCAAAGGTATGCTTGCGTTTTTTCTGCTTGATATGGGTTTAAAGGCTGCACGCAACCTGGGACAATTGCGTGGAAAGTCTCCCTTGCTGATTGCCTATTCCTTGCTGGCGCCGCTGGCCCACGCTGGAATTGCATTGGTTCTGGCTGCCTTGTTCAGCTTGCCTGCCGGGGACGCCGCGCTGTTGATGGTCCTTGCTGCCAGTGCCTCCTATATTGCAGTACCGGCGGTTTTGCGCTTTGCTATTCCTGAAGCTTCACCAGCACTGTATTTGGGCATGTCACTGGGTATGACCTTCCCATTCAATATCTTGCTCGGTATCCCTTTGTACATGACAGTCGCTCATCGTGTATTGATTTGA